The Ancylobacter sp. SL191 nucleotide sequence CATGCCCATATATTCGTTGTTCAGCACGAAGATCTTCACCGGCAGGTTGAACTGCAGCGCGGTGGAGAGCTCCTGCAGGCACATCTGGATCGAGGCCTCACCGGCGATGTCGATGACAAGGCTTTCCGGGTGCGCCACCTGCGCGCCGATGGCGGCGGGCAGGCCGTAGCCCATGGTGCCGAGGCCGCCGGAGGTCATCCAGCGGTTCGGCTCCTCGAAGTGGAAGTGCTGCGCCGCCCACATCTGGTGCTGGCCGACCTCGGTGGTGATGTAGACGTCCTTGTCCTTCACCTGGTCGTACAGCGCCTTGACGGCCTGCTGCGGCTTGATGATCGAGGAGGAGGGCTGGAAGGCGAGCGACTTGCGCGCGCGCCACTTGTCGATCTGCGCCCACCAGCCGGCGATGGCCTGCCGGTCGGGCTCGGCCTTCATGCCGCGCCAGACGGTGAGCATGTCCTCGAGGACGTGCTTCACATCGCCGATGATCGGCAGGTCGACCTTGACGTTCTTGTTGATCGAGGACGGGTCGATATCGATGTGGATCTTCTTCGAGCCCGGCGAGAAGGCGTCGAGACGGCCGGTGATGCGGTCGTCGAAGCGCGCGCCGACGCAGACCATGACGTCGCAATCATGCATCGCCATGTTGGCTTCATAGGTGCCGTGCATGCCGAGCATGCCCAGCCACTGCTTGTCGGCCGCCGGATAGGCGCCGAGGCCCATCAGCGTCGAGGTGACCGGATAGCCCGTCAGGCGCGCGAACTCGCGCAGCAGGCGGCTCGCCTCGGGGCCGGAATTGATGACGCCGCCACCGGTGTAGAAGATCGGCCGCTTGGCCTTGGCCAGCAGGTCCACCGCCGCCTTGATCTTCTCCGGGTCGCCCTTGAGGCGCGGCTTGTAGGTTTTGTGCTCGATGTTCTCCGGGCCGACATAGATGCCCTTGGCGAACTGCACGTCCTTCGGGATGTCGACGACGACCGGGCCGGGACGGCCGTTCTGCGCGACATAGAACGCCTCGTGCATGACGCGGGCGAGGTCGTTCACGTCACGAACGAGATAATTGTGCTTGGTGCAGGGCCGGGTGATGCCGACCGTGTCGCACTCCTGGAAGGCGTCCGAGCCGATGAGGTGGGTCGGAACCTGGCCGGTGATGCAGACCAGCGGGATCGAGTCCAGCAGCGCGTCGGTGAGGCCGGTCACGGCATTGGTCGCGCCGGGGCCGGAGGTGACGAGGACGACGCCGACCTTGCCGGAGGACCGGGCATAGCCCTCCGCCATGTGCACCGCGCCCTGCTCGTGGCGCACGAGCACGTGGCGAACCTGGTTCTGGTGGAACATCGCGTCATAGATCGGCAGCACCGCGCCGCCGGGATAGCCGAACATGTGCTCGACACCCTGATCGATCAGGGCCTGCATCACCATTTCGGCGCCGGTCATCTCGCGCATCATGGTCGTTTCCTCTTGTACTCGTCGACTGTCGCTAGGATCGAAGGGGGCCAGAAAATCAAAAGGCCCCGGAGGGGGCCATTTTTCGCGCGTCACCGGTGAGCGGAACTGCCGTCAGGCAAGCTCCGCGGCGACGCGCCGTCCTACGATAAGGATAATATTCTTGCGCATTGGAGCGCCACTCCTTCGTAAAGTTGCGCGACCTGTACAGGGGCCCGCCCCGAACGTCAAGCGCCGTGCAAGTGAACGCATAGAATGCCCGCGATTCAAGCACTTTTCGTGACGGTGGAAGGCCGCTATACGCGGTGCAGTGCAGCGAGAGGGCGTGAGATGACGCAGATGCGGCTCGTCGTGGTGGGCGCGGGTGGGCGCATGGGCCGCGTGGTGGCTCGCGCCATCGCCGAAGCCCCGGACCTCGTGCTCGCCGGTGCCTGCGAGCCCGAGGGCTCGGAATTTGTCGGCCGCGATGTCGGCGAACTCGCCGGCCTGCCGCCGACCGGCATTCTCGTGACCGATGATCCCCTCGCCGCCTTCGTTGCCGCCGACGGCGTGATCGACTTCACCGTGCCGGCGGCGAGCGTGGTCCATGCCGGCCTCGCCGCGCAGGCGCGCATCGTCCATGTCATCGGCACCACCGGCTTCTCGCCGGAGGACGAGGAAAAGATCACGGCGGCCTCCCGCCATGCGGTGATCATCAAGTCCGGCAATATGAGCCTCGGCGTGAACCTACTGGCCGCGCTGGTGAAGCGCGTGGCGCGCACGCTGGACGAGGACTTCGACATCGAGGTCGTCGAGATGCATCATAACCGCAAGATCGACGCCCCCTCCGGCACGGCGCTGCTGCTGGGCGAGGCGGCGGCGGAAGGACGCGGCGTCACGCTGTCGGAGAACGGCGTGTTCACCCGCCACGGCTTCACCGGCGCGCGCGAGGCCGGGCAGATCGGCTTCGCCACGCTGCGCGGTGGCACGGTGGTGGGCGAGCACAATGTGATCTTCGCCGGCCCGCATGAGCGCATCGAACTCGCCCACAAGGCCGAGGATCGCGGAATCTTCTCCCGCGGTGCGCTCGCCGCCGCCCGCTGGGGCCGCGGGCGCAAGCCGGGCCTCTATTCCATGGCCGACGTGCTCGGCCTCGGGGATTTCTAGTTCACCGAACTCAGTTCCTCGCCGTTAGTCCATCGTCCTCTTGCCGCTTCCGACCGCACGGAGAATCCCGATGTCCGACCGCCTTCTCGTCCTCGTCCGTCACGGCCAGAGCGAGTGGAACCTCAAGAACCTGTTCACCGGCTGGCGCGACCCGGACCTGACGGCGCTCGGCGTCGAGGAGGCCAAGCGCGCCGGCAAGCGGCTGAAGGACGATGGCTACCAGTTCGACGTCGCCTTCACCTCCGACCTCTCCCGCGCGCAGAAGACGCTGGACCTCGCCCTCGCCGAGCTCGGCCAGACCGGCCTGCCGATCACCCGCAACCTCGCGCTGAACGAGCGCGACTATGGCGAGCTGTCCGGCCTCAACAAGGATGACGCCCGCGCCAAATGGGGCGAGGAGCAGGTGCATATCTGGCGCCGCTCCTTCGACGTGCCCCCGCCCGGCGGCGAGAGCCTGAAGGACACAGTCGCGCGCACCCTGCCCTATTACGTGCAGGAGATCCTGCCCGAGGTGCTGCGCGGCAAGCGGGTGCTGGTCGCCGCCCACGGCAATTCGCTGCGCGCGCTCATCATGGTGCTGGAGAAGCTCTCCCCCGAGGGCATTATCAAGCGCGAGCTGGCGACCGGCGTGCCGGTGATCTACCGGCTGAACGCGGACTCCACCGTCGCCAGCGTCACCGACCTTGCCGGCTGAGGGGTGGGATCGCTCCTCACCTATGGATTGCTGCTCGTCGCGATCGCCGCCGAGGTGATCGCGACGACGGCGCTGGCGCGCTCGGACGGGCTGACCCGGCTGGTGCCGAGCCTCATCACCATCGTCTTCTACTGCTTCGCCTTCTGGTGCCTCGCCATCGTGCTGCGCACCGTGCCGACCGGCATCGCCTATGCGGTGTGGTCGGGCTTCGGCAGCGTGCTGATCACGCTGATCGCCTGGGTCTATTACGGCCAGAAGCTCGACGTGCCGGCGATGCTCGGGCTTTCGCTCATCATCGCCGGCGTGCTGGTCATCAACCTCTTCTCGAAGACCGCCGCGCACTGAGCACCCGGCTTAGCGCGGCCCGCTCACCCCTGCCACGCCTTGCAGAGCTGGCCCGCCTCCCAGCCGAGGATCGCCCGCTTGCGGGTGAGGCCCCAGTGATAGCCGGTGAGATCGCCATTCTTGCCGAGCACGCGGTGGCAGGGAACGACGAAGGAGATGGGGTTCCGGCCGATCGCCGCGCCGACCGCGCGGGCGGCTTTGGGCCGCTCGACGCAGCCGGCGATGGTGGAATAGGTGGTCGCCTTGCCGAGCGGGATGCGCATCAGCGTCTCCCACACCTGAACCTCGAAATCCGTGCCGATGAAGACGATGCGCAGCGGGTCGTCCGGGCGCCAGGTGCCCTGGTCGAAGATGCGCGCGGCATAGGGGGCGGTGGCCAGCGGATCCTCGATATAGAGCGCGTTCGGCCAGCGCCGGCGCATGTCAGCCAGCGCGGCGTCCTCCTCGCCGTCATCGGCGAAGGCGAGGCCGCACAGGCCGCGCGGCGCGACCATGGCGAGCGCCGTACCGAAGGGCGAGGCATGGAAGCCGTAGCGCACCACGAGGCCGGCACCGCCGGTCTTCCACTCGCCGGGCGACATGGATTCATGCACCACAAACAGGTCGTGCAGCCGGCCGGGGCCGGACAGCCCGACCTCATAGGCGGCGTCGAGCACATTGTCGGATTCGGTCAGCACGCGCCGAGCGGCGTCGATCGTCACCGCCTGCAGGAAGTCCTTGGGCGTGAGGCCGCACCAGCGGCGGAACAGGTCGGTCAGCGCGCGCGGATGGACGCCAGCGGCACGGGCGATCTCCTCGACCTCCG carries:
- a CDS encoding acetolactate synthase 3 large subunit codes for the protein MMREMTGAEMVMQALIDQGVEHMFGYPGGAVLPIYDAMFHQNQVRHVLVRHEQGAVHMAEGYARSSGKVGVVLVTSGPGATNAVTGLTDALLDSIPLVCITGQVPTHLIGSDAFQECDTVGITRPCTKHNYLVRDVNDLARVMHEAFYVAQNGRPGPVVVDIPKDVQFAKGIYVGPENIEHKTYKPRLKGDPEKIKAAVDLLAKAKRPIFYTGGGVINSGPEASRLLREFARLTGYPVTSTLMGLGAYPAADKQWLGMLGMHGTYEANMAMHDCDVMVCVGARFDDRITGRLDAFSPGSKKIHIDIDPSSINKNVKVDLPIIGDVKHVLEDMLTVWRGMKAEPDRQAIAGWWAQIDKWRARKSLAFQPSSSIIKPQQAVKALYDQVKDKDVYITTEVGQHQMWAAQHFHFEEPNRWMTSGGLGTMGYGLPAAIGAQVAHPESLVIDIAGEASIQMCLQELSTALQFNLPVKIFVLNNEYMGMVRQWQDLLHGGRYSHSYSESLPDFVKLAEAYGAVGIRCSKPGDLDGAIHEMISVNRPVLFDCLVDKMENCLPMIPSGKPHNEMILPDHPEGLDEAISEEGKMLV
- the dapB gene encoding 4-hydroxy-tetrahydrodipicolinate reductase; this encodes MRLVVVGAGGRMGRVVARAIAEAPDLVLAGACEPEGSEFVGRDVGELAGLPPTGILVTDDPLAAFVAADGVIDFTVPAASVVHAGLAAQARIVHVIGTTGFSPEDEEKITAASRHAVIIKSGNMSLGVNLLAALVKRVARTLDEDFDIEVVEMHHNRKIDAPSGTALLLGEAAAEGRGVTLSENGVFTRHGFTGAREAGQIGFATLRGGTVVGEHNVIFAGPHERIELAHKAEDRGIFSRGALAAARWGRGRKPGLYSMADVLGLGDF
- a CDS encoding 2,3-bisphosphoglycerate-dependent phosphoglycerate mutase, giving the protein MSDRLLVLVRHGQSEWNLKNLFTGWRDPDLTALGVEEAKRAGKRLKDDGYQFDVAFTSDLSRAQKTLDLALAELGQTGLPITRNLALNERDYGELSGLNKDDARAKWGEEQVHIWRRSFDVPPPGGESLKDTVARTLPYYVQEILPEVLRGKRVLVAAHGNSLRALIMVLEKLSPEGIIKRELATGVPVIYRLNADSTVASVTDLAG
- a CDS encoding SMR family transporter produces the protein MLLVAIAAEVIATTALARSDGLTRLVPSLITIVFYCFAFWCLAIVLRTVPTGIAYAVWSGFGSVLITLIAWVYYGQKLDVPAMLGLSLIIAGVLVINLFSKTAAH
- a CDS encoding bifunctional helix-turn-helix domain-containing protein/methylated-DNA--[protein]-cysteine S-methyltransferase; the protein is MLAPNLDAAHPLEIAAADYEIVRRAVEYVNLRFRDQPEVEEIARAAGVHPRALTDLFRRWCGLTPKDFLQAVTIDAARRVLTESDNVLDAAYEVGLSGPGRLHDLFVVHESMSPGEWKTGGAGLVVRYGFHASPFGTALAMVAPRGLCGLAFADDGEEDAALADMRRRWPNALYIEDPLATAPYAARIFDQGTWRPDDPLRIVFIGTDFEVQVWETLMRIPLGKATTYSTIAGCVERPKAARAVGAAIGRNPISFVVPCHRVLGKNGDLTGYHWGLTRKRAILGWEAGQLCKAWQG